In Nocardioides sp. JQ2195, a genomic segment contains:
- the fdxA gene encoding ferredoxin codes for MTYVIAQPCVDLKDRACVDECPVDCIYEGKRMLYIHPDECVDCGACEPVCPVEAIFYEDDTPEQWKDYYDANVQFFDDLGSPGGAAKMGEIDKDHPFVAALPPQNQDD; via the coding sequence GTGACCTACGTCATCGCCCAGCCGTGCGTCGACCTCAAGGACCGCGCATGTGTCGACGAGTGTCCCGTCGACTGCATCTACGAAGGCAAGCGCATGCTCTACATCCACCCGGATGAGTGTGTCGACTGTGGTGCCTGCGAGCCCGTGTGCCCCGTCGAAGCGATCTTCTACGAGGACGACACCCCGGAGCAGTGGAAGGACTACTACGACGCCAACGTGCAGTTCTTCGACGACCTGGGCTCGCCCGGTGGCGCCGCCAAGATGGGTGAGATCGACAAGGACCACCCGTTCGTCGCAGCGCTCCCGCCGCA
- a CDS encoding GNAT family N-acetyltransferase, which yields MGSVGDSHDVGRHTLGPHVVGKRVVVRRLVRGETGPTGGPAMTDLLGICTSWGARACVVAPESGPEVTIPLADIVSGKPVPPRPSVRHRVSARDAELHSLTMWPDVPTRALGDWVLRSDVTPEEIARAGSVLAMGDPGMPYADAAAATVDFYTPLGRPAWAQVVVDSEQEHALRSLGWVAARPDEADTLFQVVALSRLHRALPTPPDGIDVEDDGVRAVAAFGDRARARAAVDDDWLGLHDIWTSPEARRQGLSTLLLAELVDWGASLGATTAYLQVRSDNTAALALYERLGFVTHHAYRYLAAR from the coding sequence ATGGGTTCCGTCGGCGACTCCCACGACGTGGGCAGGCACACGCTCGGTCCGCACGTCGTCGGCAAGCGTGTCGTGGTGCGTCGACTGGTGCGCGGGGAGACCGGACCGACCGGGGGTCCGGCGATGACCGACCTGCTCGGCATCTGCACGTCGTGGGGTGCCCGCGCGTGTGTGGTGGCCCCGGAGTCGGGCCCCGAGGTGACGATCCCGCTCGCCGACATCGTCTCGGGCAAGCCGGTTCCGCCTCGCCCGTCCGTGCGGCACCGCGTGTCCGCCCGCGATGCCGAGCTGCACTCGCTCACGATGTGGCCCGACGTCCCCACCCGGGCCCTCGGTGACTGGGTGCTGCGCAGCGACGTGACCCCTGAGGAGATCGCGCGTGCCGGCTCCGTGCTGGCGATGGGCGACCCCGGGATGCCGTACGCCGACGCGGCGGCCGCCACCGTCGACTTCTACACCCCCCTCGGCCGCCCGGCATGGGCGCAGGTGGTCGTGGACTCCGAGCAGGAGCATGCGCTGCGCTCGCTCGGGTGGGTGGCTGCCCGGCCCGACGAGGCCGACACGCTGTTCCAGGTCGTCGCGCTCTCCCGGCTCCACCGGGCGCTCCCGACGCCGCCCGACGGCATCGACGTCGAGGACGACGGCGTCCGTGCCGTGGCCGCCTTCGGCGACCGCGCCCGGGCCCGGGCCGCGGTCGACGACGACTGGCTCGGCCTGCACGACATCTGGACCTCCCCGGAGGCTCGCCGCCAGGGACTGTCCACGCTGTTGCTGGCCGAGCTCGTCGACTGGGGGGCATCCCTGGGTGCCACCACGGCCTACCTCCAGGTGCGCAGCGACAACACCGCCGCGCTCGCGCTCTACGAGCGACTCGGTTTCGTCACCCACCACGCCTACAGGTACCTGGCCGCCCGTTGA
- a CDS encoding alpha/beta fold hydrolase produces the protein MRSFLLALLALTAAAAVALVPTASAQADGFPVPLPTSPAGDPPGANDWSCRPTAQHPSPVVLVHGTFGDRKNLLENLSRGIKTAGFCVFSLDYGNRATGDIAESAKTLKKYVAKVRRATGAQKVSLVGHSQGGMMPRYYIKFLGGAKVVDDLVGIAPSNHGTDAIGNLRPLMGLTGPILDVVCRACNQQGTDSAFLRRLNAGDETPGRVSYTQITTTHDEVVVPHTSGYLEPGRRTTNLTLQNACPRELAEHLLIPLAKPTVSWTINALKRRGPASKTFRPAC, from the coding sequence ATGCGTTCCTTCCTGCTTGCCCTTCTCGCCCTCACCGCGGCCGCGGCGGTCGCCCTGGTCCCGACCGCATCGGCGCAGGCCGACGGTTTCCCGGTCCCGTTGCCCACCTCGCCTGCCGGTGACCCTCCGGGCGCCAACGACTGGAGCTGCCGGCCGACCGCGCAGCACCCGAGCCCCGTGGTGCTGGTGCACGGCACGTTCGGAGACCGCAAGAACCTCCTCGAGAACCTGTCCCGGGGCATCAAGACCGCCGGGTTCTGCGTGTTCTCCCTCGACTACGGCAACCGCGCGACCGGCGACATCGCGGAGTCCGCGAAGACCCTCAAGAAGTACGTCGCCAAGGTGCGTCGGGCGACCGGGGCCCAGAAGGTCTCCCTGGTCGGCCACAGCCAGGGTGGGATGATGCCGCGCTACTACATCAAGTTCCTCGGCGGGGCGAAGGTGGTCGACGACCTGGTCGGGATCGCGCCCTCCAACCACGGCACCGACGCGATCGGCAACCTCAGGCCGCTGATGGGCCTGACCGGGCCGATCCTCGACGTGGTCTGTCGCGCCTGCAACCAGCAAGGGACCGACTCGGCGTTCCTGCGCAGGCTCAACGCCGGCGACGAGACCCCCGGCAGGGTGAGCTACACCCAGATCACCACCACCCACGACGAGGTCGTCGTCCCGCACACGTCGGGCTACCTCGAGCCCGGGCGGCGCACCACCAACCTGACCCTCCAGAACGCCTGTCCTCGCGAGCTGGCCGAGCACCTGCTCATCCCGTTGGCCAAGCCGACCGTGAGCTGGACGATCAACGCGTTGAAGCGCCGGGGCCCGGCCAGCAAGACCTTCCGCCCGGCCTGCTGA
- a CDS encoding VanW family protein codes for MNTKPSRESNGGRVVILTVLGLIVLFGGGYVAAYAGAGAKVPRGATVAGVEIGGKTHDDAVEALESGLAERTDLAVTVEGKPAEVTAEQAGISVDASASVTEAGGGRSWSPSRLWDYYTGGDDVDAVVEVDDESLAATVEQLNDTFGTPATDGSVVFQDGEVKRTDSKVGEEVDVQAARAGLTEAYLSDDEVDLELVEAEPEVDDADVQEALDNFANAAVSGPVTLVFDESPVKLTPKEYSPALSMKAEDGELVPELDEKLLNKLVKSKISDPKGQPVDASFTVVNGKPKVVPAKPGVDYEASDISSAFLDLVGDSGKRTVKVKATVKKADFTTAEAKKLGIKTRVSTFTTNFPYAEYRNVNLGRAAELISGTVLEPGETFSLNDTVGERTAENGFTKGYIISNGVYRSEFGGGVSQMATTLFNAMFFAGLEDVEHRPHSFYIDRYPVGREATVVWGALDLKFKNDTEHGVLVESHLTPATSGSQGALTVSMYSTKTWDITTKTGERYNFTSPGTRTLPVEGCTPNTGYGGFDINVWRYFHKPGSDAIERTEKFHTTYTPSDTVICKDPPAPKPDKPKQDDKPGDD; via the coding sequence GTGAACACCAAGCCCTCCCGCGAGAGCAACGGCGGCCGTGTCGTCATCCTGACGGTGCTCGGCCTCATCGTCCTGTTCGGTGGCGGCTACGTTGCGGCGTACGCCGGAGCCGGCGCCAAGGTGCCGCGCGGTGCCACCGTGGCCGGTGTCGAGATCGGCGGCAAGACCCACGATGACGCCGTCGAAGCACTCGAGTCGGGACTCGCCGAACGCACCGACCTCGCCGTCACCGTCGAGGGCAAGCCTGCCGAAGTCACGGCCGAGCAGGCGGGCATCTCGGTCGACGCGTCGGCGTCGGTCACCGAGGCCGGCGGTGGCCGCAGCTGGTCGCCCTCCCGCCTGTGGGACTACTACACCGGTGGTGACGACGTCGATGCCGTGGTCGAGGTCGACGACGAGTCCCTCGCCGCGACGGTCGAGCAGCTGAACGACACGTTCGGCACGCCCGCCACGGACGGCTCGGTGGTGTTCCAGGACGGAGAGGTGAAGCGCACCGACTCCAAGGTCGGCGAAGAGGTGGACGTCCAGGCAGCACGTGCCGGCCTGACCGAGGCCTACCTCTCCGACGACGAGGTCGACCTCGAGCTGGTCGAGGCGGAGCCCGAGGTCGACGACGCCGACGTCCAGGAGGCACTCGACAACTTCGCCAACGCAGCAGTCTCCGGTCCGGTGACCCTGGTCTTCGACGAGTCGCCGGTGAAGCTGACCCCGAAGGAGTACTCCCCGGCGCTGAGCATGAAGGCCGAGGACGGAGAGCTGGTCCCCGAGCTCGACGAGAAGCTGCTCAACAAGCTGGTCAAGTCGAAGATCTCCGACCCCAAGGGCCAGCCCGTCGATGCCTCCTTCACGGTGGTCAACGGCAAGCCGAAGGTGGTCCCGGCCAAGCCCGGCGTCGACTACGAGGCCTCCGACATCAGCTCGGCCTTCCTCGACCTGGTCGGTGACAGCGGCAAGCGCACGGTGAAGGTGAAGGCCACGGTCAAGAAGGCCGACTTCACCACCGCCGAGGCCAAGAAGCTGGGCATCAAGACCCGGGTCTCCACGTTCACCACCAACTTCCCCTACGCCGAGTACCGCAACGTCAACCTCGGCCGCGCCGCGGAGCTGATCAGCGGCACCGTGCTGGAGCCTGGGGAGACCTTCTCGCTCAACGACACCGTCGGCGAGCGGACCGCCGAGAACGGCTTCACCAAGGGCTACATCATCAGCAACGGCGTCTACCGGTCGGAATTCGGTGGCGGCGTCTCGCAGATGGCGACCACCCTGTTCAACGCCATGTTCTTCGCCGGCCTCGAGGACGTCGAGCACCGGCCGCACTCGTTCTACATCGACCGCTACCCGGTGGGTCGTGAGGCGACGGTCGTGTGGGGCGCCCTGGACCTGAAGTTCAAGAACGACACCGAGCACGGCGTCCTGGTCGAGTCGCACCTCACCCCGGCCACCTCGGGGAGCCAGGGCGCGCTGACGGTGTCGATGTACTCCACGAAGACGTGGGACATCACCACCAAGACCGGCGAGCGCTACAACTTCACCTCCCCGGGCACGCGCACCCTGCCGGTGGAGGGCTGCACCCCGAACACCGGCTACGGCGGCTTCGACATCAACGTGTGGCGCTACTTCCACAAGCCCGGCTCCGACGCCATCGAGCGCACCGAGAAGTTCCACACGACGTACACGCCCTCGGACACGGTGATCTGCAAGGACCCGCCGGCCCCGAAGCCGGACAAGCCGAAGCAGGACGACAAGCCCGGCGACGACTGA
- the mshB gene encoding N-acetyl-1-D-myo-inositol-2-amino-2-deoxy-alpha-D-glucopyranoside deacetylase, whose amino-acid sequence MTEDQRLLLVHAHPDDESIGQGATMARYVAEGRGVTLVTCTAGEMGEILVPELAHLAADKQDGLGEHRRGELENAMKELGVTDHRFLGGFGSYRDSGMKWHADGHAVAADETHENAFWNADLAEAANHLVTVIREVRPQVLVTYDEFGGYGHPDHIQAHRVAMYAAQLAAVPSYKLDLGEPWEVAKIYWTAMSEGRMRESLRAIRASGDTETFEGMDPDGDLGPFVTPDDQLAARVDGSAFIDQKMAALAAHETQIEKDGFFFKGAESGHAFWGEEFFRLAKGKQGPVGDDGLETDLFAGL is encoded by the coding sequence ATGACCGAAGACCAGCGCCTCCTGCTCGTGCACGCCCACCCCGATGACGAGTCGATCGGCCAGGGCGCCACGATGGCCCGCTACGTGGCCGAGGGCCGCGGCGTCACCCTGGTCACCTGCACGGCCGGCGAGATGGGCGAGATCCTCGTCCCCGAGCTGGCCCACCTTGCCGCCGACAAGCAGGACGGCCTGGGTGAGCACCGTCGCGGGGAGCTCGAGAACGCGATGAAGGAGCTCGGCGTCACCGACCACCGCTTCCTCGGCGGTTTCGGCAGCTACCGCGACTCCGGGATGAAGTGGCACGCGGACGGGCATGCCGTCGCTGCCGACGAGACGCACGAGAACGCCTTCTGGAATGCGGACCTCGCCGAGGCGGCGAACCACCTGGTCACCGTGATCCGCGAGGTGCGCCCGCAGGTGCTGGTCACCTACGACGAGTTCGGCGGCTACGGCCACCCCGACCACATCCAGGCCCACCGGGTGGCGATGTATGCCGCCCAGCTTGCTGCGGTGCCGTCCTACAAGCTCGACCTCGGTGAGCCGTGGGAGGTCGCCAAGATCTACTGGACGGCGATGAGTGAGGGCCGGATGCGCGAGAGCCTGCGCGCGATCCGCGCGTCCGGCGACACCGAGACCTTCGAGGGCATGGACCCCGATGGTGACCTCGGCCCGTTCGTGACCCCGGACGACCAGCTCGCGGCGCGGGTCGACGGCTCGGCGTTCATCGACCAGAAGATGGCGGCCCTGGCCGCACACGAGACCCAGATCGAGAAGGACGGGTTCTTCTTCAAGGGGGCCGAGAGTGGCCATGCGTTCTGGGGCGAGGAGTTCTTCCGGCTGGCCAAGGGGAAGCAGGGCCCGGTGGGTGACGACGGCCTCGAGACCGATCTCTTCGCCGGGCTGTGA
- a CDS encoding (deoxy)nucleoside triphosphate pyrophosphohydrolase, producing MKPVVGAAILRDGCVLAARRTSPPEAAGRWEFPGGKVETGETPDTALAREIAEELGCRVDVRLWLSGAVPIRDTHELTVATAEIIEGEPVATEHDLLRWLAPEELDDVDWLEPDRPFLAELRGILLDG from the coding sequence ATGAAGCCAGTGGTCGGTGCCGCGATCCTCCGGGACGGCTGCGTTCTGGCGGCTCGGCGTACGTCGCCGCCCGAGGCCGCGGGCCGCTGGGAGTTCCCCGGTGGCAAGGTGGAGACGGGGGAGACCCCGGACACTGCACTCGCCCGCGAGATCGCCGAGGAGCTCGGCTGCAGGGTCGACGTACGACTCTGGCTGTCCGGCGCCGTTCCGATCAGGGACACCCACGAGCTGACCGTGGCCACGGCCGAGATCATCGAGGGCGAGCCGGTCGCGACCGAGCACGACCTGCTCCGCTGGCTCGCCCCGGAGGAGCTGGACGACGTCGACTGGCTCGAGCCGGACCGTCCCTTCCTCGCCGAGCTCCGCGGAATCCTGCTCGACGGCTGA
- a CDS encoding HNH endonuclease signature motif containing protein, producing the protein MLEVDAALHPFEVSDLGGEALFDLISDARDAEFRSDRRKVRLAYQLCVTNPAGPGIDPATWGDGLPGMAGDYDATLGGEGTPLVARFVVEDWAAATRKSRGSGQQFLANTLDLHHRLPRTHARFEDLELELWRAFQLAEETHDLSLEAARWIDARVAEVGSYSFNAIAKAVKLGVAKFHPEKLEDDNGLPGKVDWDVSVDHNQGAEGTSTLEAIGSSLDLAKFHDLVSDEATTMGRLGDTDTLGQRKAKALGVIADRQASLDLLGILDQDPPVHPETGEPVIPRKSYLKARLFVHLSLADLATMCAGSATIPADGTESPRGPLGSGDAVRPGSESPVGVVESNLFGPATTHLIAGYLKQLGADARVTPVIDTTKVWAVDVHDPPQAMRDQVTERDRHCVHPHCGRSSKTCDLDHIVPFDDTGPSGQTNPENLAPLCRRHHLLKTHGGWRYQRNRDGTYTWTNQHGRSWLVTDSGTVELTQEP; encoded by the coding sequence ATGCTCGAAGTCGATGCCGCACTCCACCCGTTCGAGGTCTCTGACCTCGGCGGTGAAGCGCTGTTCGATCTCATCTCCGACGCCCGCGATGCTGAGTTCCGCAGCGACCGTCGCAAGGTCAGGTTGGCTTATCAGCTCTGTGTGACCAACCCTGCTGGCCCTGGCATCGACCCGGCGACGTGGGGTGACGGGCTCCCCGGGATGGCGGGTGACTACGACGCCACGTTGGGTGGCGAGGGCACACCGTTGGTGGCGCGGTTCGTGGTGGAGGACTGGGCTGCGGCGACCCGGAAGTCACGTGGTTCGGGCCAGCAGTTCCTGGCCAACACGTTGGACCTGCACCACCGGCTGCCACGGACCCACGCCCGCTTCGAGGATCTCGAGTTGGAGTTGTGGAGGGCTTTCCAACTGGCCGAGGAAACCCACGACCTCTCGCTTGAGGCAGCCCGGTGGATCGATGCCCGCGTTGCCGAAGTCGGGTCGTATTCGTTCAACGCGATCGCGAAGGCGGTGAAGCTCGGGGTGGCGAAGTTCCACCCCGAGAAGCTCGAGGACGACAACGGGCTCCCCGGCAAGGTCGACTGGGACGTCAGCGTCGACCACAACCAGGGCGCAGAGGGCACCAGCACCCTCGAGGCCATCGGATCTTCGTTGGATCTGGCGAAGTTCCACGATCTCGTCTCCGATGAGGCGACCACGATGGGACGCCTCGGCGACACCGACACGTTGGGCCAACGCAAGGCCAAGGCCCTCGGGGTCATCGCCGACCGGCAAGCATCGTTGGATCTGCTGGGGATCCTCGACCAGGACCCGCCGGTCCACCCGGAGACCGGGGAACCGGTCATCCCGCGCAAGTCCTACTTGAAGGCGCGCCTGTTCGTGCACCTGTCCCTCGCGGATCTGGCCACGATGTGTGCGGGCTCCGCCACGATCCCGGCCGACGGCACCGAATCGCCCCGTGGCCCGCTCGGGTCAGGTGACGCTGTTCGCCCGGGGTCGGAGAGCCCGGTCGGGGTGGTGGAGTCGAACCTGTTCGGGCCGGCCACCACGCACCTGATCGCCGGTTATCTGAAGCAGCTCGGTGCTGATGCCCGGGTGACGCCGGTGATCGACACCACCAAGGTGTGGGCGGTGGATGTCCATGATCCGCCGCAGGCGATGCGGGACCAGGTCACCGAACGTGATCGGCACTGTGTGCATCCACACTGTGGCCGGTCGTCGAAGACCTGCGATCTCGACCACATCGTGCCGTTTGATGACACCGGTCCGTCGGGCCAGACGAACCCGGAGAATTTGGCGCCGTTGTGTCGTCGACATCATCTGTTGAAGACCCACGGCGGCTGGCGTTATCAACGAAACCGCGACGGGACGTATACCTGGACCAACCAGCACGGCCGGAGTTGGTTGGTCACCGACAGCGGAACAGTCGAGCTCACCCAAGAACCCTGA
- a CDS encoding thioesterase family protein, with translation MGHEFDRDTDVTAVGEGEYAAELAPGWVVGGGVNGGYLLAIIGNALRETLSGKPDPIAVTAYYLAASKPGPATIRTRILRDGRGTSTVAADLSQDGTDCITVLATYGDLSTSIDDVRTTAVEPELPPLEECLPTSMAPEEIRRIAPLMSRFDLRLDPAYAGWAVGEPSGNGIIQGWFRLNDDRDPDPISLLLTVDALPPVTFDLGIPGWAPTLELSAHVRAIPAKGWLKVRHETRNLAGGMFEEDCVVWDSAGRLVAQSRQLAKAPRPQE, from the coding sequence ATGGGACACGAGTTCGATCGCGACACCGACGTCACTGCTGTCGGCGAGGGCGAGTACGCCGCCGAGCTGGCGCCGGGCTGGGTCGTCGGTGGCGGGGTCAACGGCGGCTACCTGCTGGCGATCATCGGCAACGCCTTGAGGGAGACCCTGTCCGGCAAGCCTGACCCGATCGCGGTCACGGCCTACTACCTGGCCGCCTCGAAGCCCGGACCCGCCACGATTCGCACGCGGATCCTGCGGGACGGTCGCGGCACGAGCACCGTGGCCGCCGACCTGAGCCAGGACGGCACTGACTGCATCACCGTGCTGGCCACCTACGGCGACCTGTCCACGTCGATCGATGACGTACGCACCACCGCGGTCGAGCCAGAGCTGCCGCCGCTGGAGGAATGCCTCCCGACGTCGATGGCTCCGGAGGAGATCCGGCGGATCGCCCCGTTGATGTCGCGCTTCGACCTGCGCCTCGACCCGGCGTACGCCGGATGGGCAGTGGGGGAGCCGAGCGGCAACGGCATCATCCAGGGATGGTTCAGGCTCAACGACGACCGCGACCCCGATCCGATCTCGTTGCTGCTCACGGTCGACGCACTGCCACCGGTCACGTTCGACCTCGGCATCCCGGGCTGGGCGCCCACCCTCGAGCTCAGCGCCCACGTCCGCGCGATCCCGGCAAAGGGGTGGCTCAAGGTGCGCCACGAGACCCGCAACCTGGCCGGCGGGATGTTCGAGGAGGACTGCGTCGTGTGGGACTCGGCCGGTCGACTGGTCGCACAGTCCCGCCAGCTGGCCAAGGCGCCGCGACCACAGGAGTAG
- a CDS encoding FUSC family protein — MPDRQSITRAALRMGPHNGAHRVAFRAGVSVAVPLLLLLALDRVDWSIYAAFGAFTSLYGRNHVGLSRTQMQVTLGVLLTGSVGLGAWVATSHERAWLAVPVAGLVAAIGSWFSEVQDWHPPGTLFLIFGFAAVASIPADVGDIPVALAVAAGSATFSVLVGSLGAAWRHVRAGHPRRQTGRRRIVWSATARRHIARNVAGVLVAGGLATAMGVGHPYWAMVSAVVPLTVRDLLPQVVRGVQRVVGTALGLVLAAVLLSLDLPSLALILLVVLLQVGAELLVGRNYALALIVITPLALLMVHIVAPTPTGTLLLDRGVETLVGAVIGVLIGYLTRDRRRA; from the coding sequence GTGCCAGATCGTCAGAGCATCACCCGAGCCGCGTTGAGGATGGGTCCCCACAACGGAGCCCACCGGGTCGCCTTCCGCGCCGGCGTCTCGGTGGCGGTGCCGCTGCTCCTGCTGCTCGCCCTCGACCGGGTGGACTGGTCGATCTATGCCGCGTTCGGGGCCTTCACCTCGCTCTACGGCCGCAACCACGTCGGGCTCTCGCGCACGCAGATGCAGGTCACGCTGGGAGTGCTGCTCACGGGGTCCGTGGGTCTCGGAGCCTGGGTGGCCACGTCACACGAACGCGCCTGGCTGGCGGTCCCGGTGGCCGGACTGGTCGCCGCGATCGGCTCCTGGTTCTCCGAGGTGCAGGACTGGCACCCGCCGGGCACCCTCTTCCTGATCTTCGGCTTCGCCGCCGTCGCGTCCATCCCTGCCGACGTCGGAGACATCCCCGTTGCCCTGGCCGTCGCGGCCGGTTCCGCGACGTTCTCCGTGCTGGTCGGCTCGCTGGGAGCAGCGTGGAGGCACGTCCGCGCCGGTCACCCCCGCCGACAGACGGGTCGTCGTCGCATCGTCTGGTCGGCCACGGCCCGGCGCCACATCGCCCGCAACGTCGCGGGAGTGCTCGTCGCCGGTGGCCTGGCCACCGCGATGGGAGTCGGGCACCCCTACTGGGCGATGGTCTCGGCCGTGGTCCCGCTCACCGTGCGCGACCTGCTGCCCCAGGTCGTGCGTGGTGTCCAGCGCGTGGTCGGCACCGCCCTCGGCCTGGTGCTGGCCGCAGTGCTGCTCAGCCTCGACCTCCCCTCCCTCGCGCTGATCCTGCTGGTCGTGCTCCTGCAGGTCGGTGCCGAGCTCCTGGTCGGTCGCAACTACGCACTGGCCCTGATCGTGATCACGCCACTGGCGCTGCTGATGGTGCACATCGTCGCACCGACACCCACCGGCACCCTGCTCCTCGACCGGGGCGTCGAGACGCTGGTCGGGGCGGTGATCGGCGTCCTGATCGGATACCTCACCCGCGACCGGAGGCGAGCCTGA
- a CDS encoding lysoplasmalogenase, with product MPGHRLPVVLALAALSVVTGVHLGAQWMGVDRIADPTQPLLMALLAAALWFATEAPRTTLVRLTLVALGLSWLGDTAPRFASGDTAFLLMIGFFLLAQVAYVRAFLPYAARSVLHVGRIALAPYVVAVAVLVALCAPGAGALLVPVLVYGLVLGTMAVLATGVNPLVWAGGAMFLVSDGLIALGAFSDVEIAHDSFWVMLTYVVAQVLIVLGVQEPTD from the coding sequence ATGCCCGGTCACCGTCTCCCCGTGGTGCTGGCCCTGGCCGCGCTCTCCGTCGTCACCGGCGTGCACCTCGGCGCGCAGTGGATGGGTGTCGACCGCATCGCCGACCCCACCCAGCCGTTGCTGATGGCGCTGCTCGCGGCGGCCCTCTGGTTCGCGACCGAAGCGCCCCGCACCACCTTGGTACGGCTCACCCTGGTCGCCCTCGGGCTGAGCTGGCTGGGCGACACCGCGCCCCGCTTCGCCTCCGGCGACACGGCGTTCCTGCTGATGATCGGGTTCTTCCTTCTCGCCCAGGTCGCCTATGTCCGCGCCTTCCTGCCGTACGCCGCACGGTCCGTCCTCCACGTCGGCCGCATCGCGCTCGCGCCGTACGTCGTGGCCGTGGCGGTGCTGGTCGCCCTGTGCGCACCCGGCGCGGGAGCGCTGCTGGTCCCGGTGCTGGTCTACGGCCTGGTGCTGGGCACGATGGCCGTGCTCGCCACCGGTGTGAACCCTCTCGTCTGGGCAGGCGGCGCGATGTTCCTCGTCTCCGACGGACTGATCGCACTGGGCGCCTTCTCCGACGTCGAGATCGCGCACGACAGCTTCTGGGTGATGCTCACCTACGTCGTCGCGCAAGTCCTGATCGTGCTCGGCGTCCAGGAGCCCACCGACTGA
- a CDS encoding acyl-CoA desaturase, protein MTIETPAPTPTRTRPNHGGSDFAELRRRIDAAGLLDRRPGYYLARVALLGTAVVGGWTAFVAIGNTWWQLAMAVVLAVVFAQLALLAHDIAHRQVFRTRRPSELAGRLVGNLGVGMSYGWWMDKHTRHHANPNHEELDPDVSPDLLVWSQDQAREARGVARFIGKHEAFLFFPLLTLEALNLHVSGVRAVLRPGLPGRRVEAGLLLAHFAIYLGLVLTVLSPGLAVAFIVVNQAVFGVYLGCSFAPNHKGMPTLTGDREPDFLRKQVLTSRNVRGGPVTDIALGGLNYQIEHHLFPSMPCANLRRARPIVREHCAALGVDYAETGLVESYGIALRHMHAVGAPLRAG, encoded by the coding sequence ATGACCATCGAGACCCCCGCTCCCACGCCCACACGGACCCGGCCCAACCACGGCGGCTCCGACTTCGCCGAGCTGCGCAGGCGCATCGACGCTGCCGGACTGCTCGACCGGCGCCCCGGCTACTACCTGGCCCGCGTCGCCCTCCTGGGCACGGCGGTCGTCGGTGGGTGGACCGCCTTCGTCGCGATCGGCAACACGTGGTGGCAGCTGGCCATGGCCGTCGTCCTGGCCGTGGTCTTCGCCCAGCTCGCGCTGCTGGCCCACGACATCGCCCACCGGCAGGTCTTCCGCACCCGGCGCCCCAGCGAGCTTGCCGGCCGACTCGTCGGCAACCTCGGGGTCGGGATGAGCTACGGCTGGTGGATGGACAAGCACACCCGCCACCACGCCAACCCCAATCACGAGGAGCTGGACCCGGATGTCTCCCCCGACCTGCTGGTGTGGTCGCAGGACCAGGCCCGCGAGGCGCGCGGGGTGGCCAGGTTCATCGGGAAGCACGAGGCGTTCCTCTTCTTCCCCCTGCTCACCCTGGAGGCACTCAACCTCCATGTCTCCGGCGTTCGTGCCGTCCTGCGCCCGGGACTGCCCGGGCGCCGCGTCGAGGCCGGCCTGCTGCTGGCCCACTTCGCGATCTACCTCGGGCTCGTGCTCACCGTGCTCTCCCCCGGCCTCGCGGTGGCCTTCATCGTGGTCAACCAGGCAGTCTTCGGCGTCTATCTCGGTTGCTCCTTCGCACCGAACCACAAGGGCATGCCGACGCTCACCGGCGACCGCGAACCCGACTTCCTGCGCAAGCAGGTGCTCACCTCACGCAACGTCCGTGGCGGTCCGGTCACCGACATCGCACTCGGTGGGCTGAACTACCAGATCGAGCACCACCTCTTCCCGAGCATGCCGTGCGCCAACCTGCGCAGGGCCAGGCCGATCGTGCGCGAGCACTGTGCGGCGCTGGGGGTGGACTACGCCGAGACCGGCCTGGTTGAGTCGTACGGGATCGCCCTGCGCCACATGCACGCGGTCGGTGCACCCCTACGCGCCGGCTGA